A single Bacillus sp. HMF5848 DNA region contains:
- a CDS encoding sugar ABC transporter permease, with translation METSTKIVTAEVPIVTLSKKEKFKRHLRKLSQQKALQVMALLGVLWMFIFNYIPMYGLIIAFKEYSVIRTIGEAPWVGLMQFKEFLADENFWIVVKNTLGISLIKLFIGFPLPIIFALMLNELTSLQFKKMVQTISYLPHFLSWVVLGGILTTWLADIGIINDILLGMRIIDEPTNFLAEPDYFWGIVIMSDIWKELGWSAIIYLAAIAGVSTELYEAATIDGANRFQKIWHVTLPAIRPTIAILFILAVSGVLNSNFDQILILRNALNESASNVVDIYVYQTGIQNARYSYATAVGLLKAVIAFILLLSANKIVKKLNGTSLF, from the coding sequence ATGGAGACCAGCACTAAGATTGTGACAGCTGAAGTTCCTATTGTCACCTTAAGTAAAAAGGAAAAATTCAAAAGACATTTAAGAAAGCTGTCTCAACAGAAAGCCTTGCAGGTTATGGCTTTACTTGGGGTACTATGGATGTTCATCTTCAATTATATTCCGATGTACGGGTTAATCATTGCGTTTAAAGAATATAGTGTCATTCGAACGATTGGAGAAGCTCCTTGGGTAGGACTTATGCAGTTTAAAGAATTTCTAGCGGATGAAAATTTTTGGATTGTAGTAAAGAACACGTTAGGAATAAGTCTTATAAAACTATTCATAGGATTTCCTTTACCAATCATCTTTGCCCTAATGTTAAATGAGCTTACATCATTGCAGTTTAAGAAAATGGTACAAACTATCTCATATTTACCTCACTTTTTATCATGGGTTGTGTTAGGTGGAATTTTAACAACGTGGTTAGCGGACATTGGTATCATAAATGATATTTTGCTAGGTATGAGGATTATTGATGAACCAACAAACTTCTTAGCAGAGCCAGACTATTTCTGGGGTATTGTCATAATGTCTGATATTTGGAAAGAGCTTGGATGGTCCGCCATTATATACTTAGCAGCGATTGCTGGGGTTTCAACAGAACTATATGAAGCCGCTACCATTGACGGGGCAAATCGTTTTCAAAAAATATGGCATGTTACGCTTCCAGCTATTCGACCAACCATTGCTATTCTATTTATTTTAGCAGTGAGTGGTGTGTTAAATTCAAACTTCGATCAAATATTGATTTTACGTAATGCATTAAATGAAAGCGCTAGTAACGTAGTTGACATCTATGTATATCAAACGGGTATTCAGAATGCGAGATATTCATATGCAACAGCAGTAGGCTTATTAAAAGCAGTTATTGCTTTCATCTTATTGTTATCAGCAAATAAGATTGTGAAAAAGCTGAATGGCACTTCGCTATTCTAG
- a CDS encoding extracellular solute-binding protein, whose product MSKKLFTKGFSLLLVLSLVLALFAGCGSKPSNETASEPKSNTTDQPAEETTLSEDEPGWKVDTSPIEFDWYMNFSWFAHKWGDDAVSKYVTDKTGVSINFISPAGNEAEKVNTMIASGKLPDFITIGWWEDAVKQMIEGELVLPLNELAEEYDPYFFKVSDSAKLEWYKQEDGNVYGYPNASSSPKDFERYRDLKPSNQTFLVRKDMYEAIGSPDMRTPEGFLNALKAAKEKFPEVNGAPLIPFGMNEFTDVGNSSLEGYLQNFLAIPMEKDGELYDRTTDPDYINWLKTFREANDMGLLAKDIFIDKRPQMEEKIAQGRYFAMLYQRSDFAAQQQALYANDPNSVYIAVDGPANSNLDAPTLAGDGISGWTVTLISKNVKDKERAIRFLSYLISEEGQKDLYLGQEGVTYETVDGKEQFTSEVLDLLQKDRAAFDNQYGASYKYWMLMDTNMSLQWAPPAVPPHKQMEDWTKGKTMSFAVYDGISPTGTSAEGVAASKIAQEWGRTLPKLILASSEAEFDELFNKFLDKRDSIGFDKVKAYQAKQFEVNKTKLNVAEQQ is encoded by the coding sequence ATGAGTAAAAAACTATTTACAAAAGGGTTTAGTTTATTGCTTGTTCTTTCATTAGTGCTAGCACTATTTGCAGGATGTGGTTCTAAGCCGTCTAATGAAACCGCTTCCGAACCGAAGTCGAACACTACGGACCAACCTGCAGAAGAAACAACGCTTTCTGAAGATGAGCCAGGCTGGAAAGTAGATACATCACCAATTGAATTTGATTGGTATATGAACTTTTCATGGTTTGCTCATAAATGGGGCGATGATGCAGTTTCTAAATATGTAACAGATAAAACAGGTGTAAGTATCAACTTTATTTCTCCAGCAGGTAATGAAGCAGAGAAAGTAAACACAATGATTGCATCTGGTAAACTTCCAGATTTCATTACAATCGGTTGGTGGGAAGATGCTGTTAAGCAAATGATTGAAGGTGAGTTAGTACTTCCTTTAAACGAATTAGCTGAAGAGTATGACCCATATTTCTTTAAAGTTTCTGACTCAGCAAAACTAGAATGGTATAAGCAAGAAGATGGCAATGTATATGGTTATCCAAATGCTTCATCTTCACCTAAAGATTTTGAACGTTATAGAGATTTAAAACCGTCAAACCAAACATTCTTAGTACGTAAAGATATGTATGAAGCAATTGGAAGTCCTGATATGCGTACACCAGAAGGATTTTTAAATGCATTAAAAGCAGCAAAAGAAAAGTTCCCTGAAGTAAACGGTGCACCACTTATTCCGTTCGGTATGAACGAATTCACAGATGTAGGGAACAGTTCATTAGAAGGTTATTTACAAAACTTCTTAGCTATTCCAATGGAGAAGGATGGCGAGTTATACGACCGCACAACTGACCCAGATTATATTAACTGGTTAAAAACGTTTAGAGAAGCAAATGACATGGGCTTATTAGCAAAAGACATTTTCATCGATAAGCGTCCACAAATGGAAGAGAAAATTGCGCAAGGTCGTTACTTTGCGATGTTATATCAACGCAGTGACTTTGCTGCTCAGCAACAAGCATTATATGCAAATGATCCTAACTCAGTTTATATTGCAGTAGATGGTCCAGCTAACTCTAATTTAGATGCTCCGACTCTTGCGGGAGATGGTATTTCTGGTTGGACAGTAACATTAATCTCTAAAAATGTGAAAGACAAAGAAAGAGCAATTCGTTTCTTAAGCTACCTAATCAGTGAAGAAGGCCAAAAAGACTTATATCTAGGTCAAGAAGGCGTAACGTATGAAACAGTAGATGGAAAAGAGCAATTCACGTCTGAAGTATTAGACTTACTTCAAAAAGACCGTGCAGCATTTGATAACCAATATGGCGCTTCATACAAGTATTGGATGCTAATGGACACAAACATGAGCTTACAATGGGCACCACCAGCAGTACCACCACACAAACAAATGGAAGACTGGACTAAAGGTAAAACAATGAGTTTTGCTGTATATGATGGTATTAGTCCTACTGGTACATCTGCTGAAGGTGTAGCAGCAAGTAAAATTGCTCAAGAGTGGGGTAGAACTTTACCGAAACTAATTTTAGCATCATCTGAAGCTGAGTTTGATGAACTTTTCAATAAGTTCTTAGACAAGCGCGATAGCATTGGTTTTGACAAAGTAAAAGCATATCAAGCAAAACAGTTCGAAGTGAATAAAACAAAGTTAAACGTTGCAGAGCAACAATAG
- a CDS encoding nitroreductase, producing MSQSNLRGIIRGRRSVKSGYLDAPVSQDLILELLNDAVWAPTHGLREPWRFLFVPSEAKEQFVNGLIELLPEKVRHNVQTVFMQPAVILTVIMNKDSRQKEWEEDFGAVSSMLQNFQLLAWEQQLGVVWKTPPFIHDSKVREYLDVQADEQVVGFLHMGYFANEPKASKRTAVEDKFTVFDESK from the coding sequence ATGAGTCAATCAAATTTAAGAGGTATCATTCGTGGACGCCGTTCCGTTAAAAGTGGGTATTTAGATGCTCCTGTTTCTCAGGATTTAATTTTGGAACTGCTTAACGATGCGGTTTGGGCGCCCACACATGGATTAAGAGAACCGTGGCGTTTCCTCTTTGTTCCTTCAGAAGCAAAAGAACAGTTTGTGAATGGTTTAATTGAGTTGTTACCAGAAAAAGTGCGTCACAATGTTCAAACTGTCTTTATGCAACCGGCTGTGATATTAACAGTAATTATGAACAAAGATTCGCGGCAAAAGGAATGGGAAGAGGATTTTGGTGCGGTAAGTAGTATGCTGCAGAACTTTCAATTGTTAGCTTGGGAGCAGCAACTGGGAGTTGTTTGGAAAACACCACCTTTTATACATGACTCAAAAGTGAGAGAGTATTTAGATGTCCAAGCTGATGAGCAAGTTGTAGGATTTTTGCATATGGGTTACTTTGCAAACGAGCCAAAAGCTTCGAAACGTACTGCCGTTGAGGATAAGTTTACGGTTTTTGATGAATCAAAATAA
- a CDS encoding carbohydrate ABC transporter permease yields MPKLFKLNRRTKGEYIFDNINMLIMLFICFITLYPIWYVIVNSLNDGMDAMRQSIYWWPREFTFDNYKAVFANQGIVTAFGVTIAKTVIGTLTHVFFTAMVAYALSRKDLYGRKLYMVIGVITMFFSGGLIPLFLLIRDIGLFDNFLVYIIPALFNFFHLIIFVSFFRELPASLEEAAKIDGASDLMIFIRIVIPLSMPVIATIALFQGVYQWNDYFAGVIFVNNPDLQPIQTYLYKVVAESSSNQMMTNAPGGITTRTVTSQSIKLATMVVTTLPIVLVYPFLQKYFVKGMLIGSVKG; encoded by the coding sequence ATGCCGAAACTATTCAAACTTAATAGACGAACAAAAGGCGAGTATATCTTTGACAATATCAATATGCTAATTATGCTTTTTATATGCTTTATCACCTTGTATCCAATATGGTATGTCATAGTCAATTCCTTAAATGATGGAATGGATGCGATGCGCCAAAGTATTTATTGGTGGCCTAGGGAGTTTACATTCGATAACTATAAAGCAGTATTTGCTAATCAAGGGATTGTAACAGCGTTTGGTGTTACGATTGCCAAAACGGTCATAGGGACACTGACACACGTATTCTTCACAGCGATGGTTGCCTATGCACTATCTCGTAAGGACTTATATGGTAGAAAACTATATATGGTAATCGGTGTTATCACAATGTTTTTCAGTGGTGGATTAATTCCGTTGTTCCTACTCATAAGAGATATTGGATTATTTGATAACTTTTTGGTTTACATCATTCCGGCATTATTTAACTTTTTCCATCTAATTATATTTGTATCTTTCTTTAGAGAGCTTCCAGCTTCATTAGAAGAAGCGGCAAAGATAGATGGAGCAAGCGACTTAATGATCTTTATCAGGATAGTAATTCCATTATCTATGCCTGTTATTGCAACAATTGCATTATTCCAAGGTGTATACCAATGGAATGACTACTTTGCGGGGGTTATCTTTGTAAACAATCCAGATCTGCAGCCGATTCAGACTTACTTATATAAAGTAGTAGCTGAATCAAGTTCGAACCAGATGATGACAAATGCACCAGGTGGGATCACAACACGAACTGTCACGTCTCAATCTATTAAATTAGCAACAATGGTTGTTACAACATTACCGATTGTGTTAGTGTATCCGTTCTTACAAAAGTACTTTGTTAAAGGAATGCTTATCGGTTCTGTTAAAGGATGA